One segment of Thermosipho atlanticus DSM 15807 DNA contains the following:
- a CDS encoding cyclodeaminase/cyclohydrolase family protein: protein MDIKNMPLKEFCDKVAEKSPVPGGGAVGAVVAALAASLNQMVANLTIGKKKYVDYQEIMEEVLEAMEYSRNKLQEIAMKDIEAFNEVMKAIKMPKDDPSRERILQEALKKAADIPFELAREARNILRYCQNTCRWGNKNAISDAYSAAELAKAAYRIAMYNVLINLKSIKDKEFVEKYITELEELKNEVRGFYTDIRELVKENGFEI, encoded by the coding sequence GTGGATATCAAAAATATGCCTCTTAAAGAGTTTTGTGATAAAGTTGCTGAAAAATCTCCGGTTCCTGGTGGAGGAGCGGTAGGTGCAGTTGTGGCTGCTCTTGCTGCATCGCTGAATCAAATGGTTGCAAATTTAACTATAGGCAAGAAAAAGTATGTTGATTATCAGGAAATTATGGAAGAAGTTTTAGAAGCTATGGAGTATTCTAGAAATAAATTACAAGAAATTGCTATGAAAGATATTGAAGCATTTAATGAAGTTATGAAGGCTATAAAAATGCCTAAAGATGATCCAAGTAGAGAGAGAATATTACAAGAAGCATTAAAAAAAGCTGCAGATATTCCTTTTGAACTTGCAAGAGAAGCCCGAAATATTCTAAGGTATTGTCAAAATACATGTAGATGGGGAAATAAAAATGCTATTTCTGATGCTTATTCTGCTGCAGAATTAGCAAAAGCTGCTTATAGGATAGCGATGTATAACGTTTTAATAAATTTAAAGTCTATTAAAGATAAAGAATTCGTAGAAAAATACATAACAGAACTTGAAGAGTTAAAAAATGAAGTAAGAGGTTTCTACACTGATATTAGGGAGTTGGTTAAAGAAAATGGCTTTGAAATTTGA
- the tgt gene encoding tRNA guanosine(34) transglycosylase Tgt: MALKFELIKVLGKARRGRIYLPHGIVETPTFMPVGTNANVKLMTPKELEEVGAQIILGNAFHLYLKPGMEVLKFHGGINNFIGWHKPVLTDSGGFQVFSLREGRKVTDEGVLIKSPLDGSKHMITPELSMEIQNAINSDIVMAFDYCAEPGIEYDKAVRALELTTKWAERSLKRIRELSDQAIFGIVQGAFFHDLRERSAREITSMEFDGFAIGGLSVGEEYDITLKMTEFTVPFLPENKPRYFMGAGSPKLIVDLVYNGVDIFDSVLPTRVARHGQALTWIGKLNIRAAKFKFDKSPIEETCTCYTCKNFSRSYIRHLFDRREVLGQILLTIHNLHFMMDLSKKIRDSIEEGTFEKLRGEVLKHYD; the protein is encoded by the coding sequence ATGGCTTTGAAATTTGAATTAATAAAAGTTTTAGGGAAAGCTAGGAGAGGTAGAATATATCTACCTCATGGAATTGTTGAAACACCTACTTTTATGCCTGTTGGGACAAATGCAAATGTTAAATTAATGACTCCTAAGGAACTTGAAGAAGTAGGGGCACAGATTATTTTAGGGAATGCTTTTCATTTGTATTTAAAGCCCGGAATGGAAGTGTTAAAATTTCACGGTGGAATAAATAATTTTATTGGATGGCATAAACCTGTTTTAACAGATAGTGGAGGATTTCAAGTTTTTAGTTTAAGAGAAGGAAGAAAAGTTACTGATGAAGGAGTATTAATTAAATCTCCTTTAGATGGGAGTAAACACATGATAACCCCTGAGCTTTCAATGGAAATTCAGAATGCTATCAATTCAGATATAGTCATGGCCTTTGATTATTGTGCTGAACCGGGTATTGAGTATGATAAAGCAGTAAGAGCTTTAGAGTTGACTACGAAATGGGCTGAAAGAAGTTTAAAAAGGATCAGAGAATTGTCTGATCAAGCTATTTTTGGAATAGTTCAAGGAGCATTTTTTCATGATTTAAGAGAAAGAAGTGCAAGAGAAATTACAAGTATGGAGTTTGATGGATTTGCAATTGGTGGTTTGAGCGTGGGAGAAGAATATGATATTACATTAAAGATGACAGAATTTACTGTTCCATTTCTCCCGGAGAATAAGCCAAGATATTTCATGGGGGCTGGTTCCCCAAAGCTTATTGTTGACCTGGTTTATAATGGAGTGGATATTTTTGATAGTGTTCTTCCTACAAGAGTGGCGAGGCATGGTCAAGCATTGACTTGGATAGGAAAGTTAAACATTAGAGCAGCAAAATTCAAATTTGATAAATCTCCAATTGAGGAAACTTGTACTTGTTATACGTGTAAAAACTTTTCTAGGTCTTATATAAGGCATTTATTTGATCGAAGAGAAGTTTTAGGTCAAATCCTACTAACGATTCATAATTTGCATTTTATGATGGATTTGAGTAAAAAAATAAGGGATTCAATTGAGGAGGGTACTTTTGAAAAGTTAAGAGGGGAGGTATTAAAACATTATGATTAA
- the pyrR gene encoding bifunctional pyr operon transcriptional regulator/uracil phosphoribosyltransferase PyrR has protein sequence MKKKILEKDDIRRSLVRISHEILEKNKGIENLVIIGILTRGYYLAKRIVENIEIFEGIKVPLGSLDVGPFRDDEKRKKEDKSEISFSLTNKKVVLVDDVLFTGRTVRAAMDAITSRGRPSLIQLAVLVDRGHREFPIRPDYVGKNIPSSKHKEIVKVRVEEVDGEDAVYIEKLVKEE, from the coding sequence TTGAAGAAGAAAATTCTAGAGAAAGATGATATTAGACGTTCTCTAGTTCGGATTTCCCACGAAATTCTTGAAAAAAATAAAGGGATAGAAAATTTGGTAATTATTGGAATTTTAACTCGAGGTTATTATTTAGCAAAGAGAATAGTTGAAAATATAGAAATTTTTGAAGGTATCAAAGTGCCTCTAGGTAGTTTAGACGTGGGCCCTTTTAGAGATGATGAGAAAAGAAAAAAAGAAGATAAAAGTGAAATAAGTTTTAGTTTAACTAATAAAAAGGTTGTTCTTGTTGATGATGTTTTATTTACAGGTAGAACTGTAAGAGCTGCAATGGATGCTATAACAAGTCGAGGTAGGCCAAGTTTAATTCAACTTGCTGTATTAGTAGATCGAGGTCATCGTGAGTTTCCTATAAGACCAGATTATGTTGGAAAAAATATTCCGAGTTCGAAGCATAAAGAAATTGTTAAAGTAAGAGTTGAGGAAGTAGATGGAGAAGATGCAGTATATATCGAAAAACTTGTTAAGGAGGAATAG
- the glmM gene encoding phosphoglucosamine mutase — MKLFGTDGIRGVVNEFLTPDLAFRMGNAVGRIIDGRVFVAKDTRNTGDLLESALIAGLVSSGVDVYRCGIMPTPALALITKLEDSAGIMISASHNPPEYNGLKIIFKGYKLPDEIEERIENEMKNIKYVNYSEVGKVIDYQFAIEEYVNYIHKLYPNLNLNGIKILIDTANGATFNLNPMILESFGAKIKVINNKPDGFNINDNCGSTHPEHARKFLKDGDIAILHDGDGDRCIFLDESGEEVHGDKILGITACQMKNENRLSKNTVVLTILSNMGLEKYLTDNGIRVIRTRVGDRYILQEMLNNGFVLGGERSGHIIYLDRTTTGDGLITALEVLSVITKTGKSLFELASVIPDYPQVMLNLKVENKEIYKNKLVFEKIKEYKDYRIIIRPSGTEPVIRILVEGPNLEKSNEIAEEFYSLIESLL, encoded by the coding sequence GTGAAGCTTTTTGGAACAGATGGAATAAGGGGAGTTGTTAACGAATTTCTGACTCCAGATTTAGCATTTAGAATGGGGAACGCTGTTGGTAGAATTATTGATGGTAGGGTTTTTGTAGCAAAAGATACGAGAAATACAGGAGATTTACTTGAATCTGCTTTAATTGCAGGTTTAGTTTCTTCAGGAGTAGATGTTTATAGATGTGGTATAATGCCTACTCCTGCCTTGGCTTTAATAACTAAGTTAGAAGACTCAGCTGGTATAATGATATCTGCTTCTCATAATCCCCCTGAGTACAATGGCTTAAAAATCATATTTAAAGGTTATAAGCTACCTGATGAAATTGAAGAAAGAATTGAAAATGAAATGAAAAATATAAAATATGTGAATTATAGCGAAGTAGGAAAGGTGATTGATTACCAATTTGCAATAGAAGAGTATGTAAATTATATTCATAAACTTTATCCAAATTTGAATTTGAATGGTATAAAGATATTAATAGATACAGCAAATGGAGCGACTTTCAATTTAAATCCGATGATATTAGAAAGTTTTGGTGCAAAAATAAAAGTAATTAATAATAAACCAGATGGATTTAACATTAATGATAATTGTGGCTCTACTCATCCTGAACACGCAAGGAAATTTTTAAAAGATGGAGATATTGCAATTCTTCATGATGGAGATGGCGATAGGTGTATTTTTCTTGATGAGTCAGGAGAAGAAGTTCATGGAGATAAAATTTTAGGTATTACTGCTTGTCAGATGAAAAACGAAAACAGACTTTCAAAAAATACAGTTGTGTTAACAATTCTTTCAAATATGGGATTAGAAAAATATTTAACAGATAATGGTATTAGAGTGATTAGAACTAGAGTTGGCGATAGGTATATTTTACAAGAAATGCTAAACAATGGTTTTGTTTTAGGTGGAGAAAGAAGTGGACACATAATTTATTTGGATCGAACTACAACAGGAGATGGTTTAATTACGGCATTAGAAGTATTAAGTGTCATTACAAAGACGGGTAAATCTTTATTTGAGCTTGCAAGTGTGATACCAGATTATCCACAGGTAATGTTAAATTTAAAAGTAGAGAATAAAGAAATTTACAAAAATAAACTTGTATTTGAAAAAATTAAGGAGTATAAAGATTATAGGATAATTATTCGACCGTCTGGGACAGAACCTGTTATTCGAATTTTAGTTGAAGGGCCAAATTTAGAAAAATCGAACGAAATTGCTGAGGAATTTTATAGTTTAATTGAATCATTGCTTTGA
- a CDS encoding metal-sulfur cluster assembly factor: protein MDKVTKEAVWNKLKEVIDFEIGLDVVSLGLIYDVQVDEKNNVYVLMTMTTPMCPLAGMIMQDAETKLREIEGVNEVKVELTFDPPWTPDRIDPEVRGQLGI, encoded by the coding sequence ATGGATAAAGTAACAAAAGAAGCCGTTTGGAACAAGTTAAAAGAGGTTATTGATTTTGAAATAGGATTGGATGTAGTTTCCTTAGGATTGATATATGATGTACAAGTTGACGAGAAAAACAATGTATATGTTTTAATGACTATGACTACTCCTATGTGTCCCTTAGCGGGTATGATAATGCAAGATGCGGAGACAAAATTAAGGGAAATAGAGGGAGTGAACGAAGTAAAAGTTGAACTTACTTTTGATCCTCCTTGGACACCCGATAGAATCGATCCAGAGGTGAGAGGTCAATTAGGAATATGA
- a CDS encoding HemK/PrmC family methyltransferase, producing MKIKEALKIAKENGLPELEAHLIICSIINKNKEFIIAHPEYELYEESFIKLIEMRKEGYPLQYITKGKEFFKRWFYIEEGVFIPRYETEFLVEVAITYIKKYNIKKFCEIGVGSGAIIISILSETATFGYGTDISRKAIKVTSINAERLGVKDRLVLKKGSFLEPFKKIYNDLELIVSNPPYVKIYSNLQKELFWEPREALFAGEDGLDFYKEFLNMYNLSGKIVILEIGHDQGDFFRKMGWKVLKDYSGNDRVAVYNSRR from the coding sequence ATGAAAATCAAAGAAGCTTTGAAAATCGCAAAAGAAAATGGGCTTCCTGAGTTGGAAGCCCATCTTATTATTTGCAGTATTATTAATAAAAATAAGGAGTTTATTATAGCACATCCTGAGTATGAATTATACGAAGAAAGTTTTATCAAGTTGATAGAAATGAGAAAAGAAGGTTATCCTTTACAATATATAACAAAAGGAAAAGAATTTTTTAAAAGATGGTTTTATATTGAGGAAGGTGTCTTTATTCCACGGTATGAAACGGAATTCTTAGTGGAAGTAGCGATAACTTATATAAAAAAATATAACATAAAAAAATTTTGTGAAATTGGGGTTGGTAGTGGAGCAATAATAATCAGTATTTTGAGTGAAACAGCTACTTTTGGATATGGTACAGATATTTCTCGAAAAGCGATAAAAGTTACAAGTATAAATGCCGAAAGGTTAGGAGTGAAAGATAGATTAGTATTGAAAAAGGGTTCATTTTTAGAGCCTTTTAAAAAAATTTATAATGATTTAGAGTTGATTGTTTCCAACCCGCCCTATGTAAAAATTTATAGTAATCTTCAAAAAGAATTATTTTGGGAACCAAGAGAAGCTTTATTTGCAGGTGAAGATGGTTTAGATTTTTACAAAGAATTCTTAAATATGTATAACTTATCTGGTAAAATTGTAATATTGGAGATAGGTCATGATCAGGGGGATTTCTTTAGGAAAATGGGTTGGAAAGTGTTGAAGGACTATTCAGGTAATGATAGAGTTGCGGTATACAATTCAAGGAGGTGA
- the rplI gene encoding 50S ribosomal protein L9: MKVVLLKDVHKIGKKGEVKNVSDGYARNYLIPKKLAVEATPEILKKLELEKQRQLEKEKELKKESQELLKQFQKQLYKIEVKAGGSGKLFGALTSADIANAVFKKTGKYVDKKWIVLDKPIKKLGLYDVTVKLPGGVSGIIKVEVVQEVKS, from the coding sequence GTGAAAGTTGTTTTGTTAAAGGATGTTCATAAAATTGGAAAAAAGGGAGAAGTTAAGAATGTTTCTGATGGATATGCAAGAAATTATTTAATTCCCAAAAAATTAGCTGTTGAGGCAACACCAGAAATTTTAAAGAAATTAGAACTTGAAAAACAAAGACAACTTGAAAAGGAGAAAGAGTTGAAGAAGGAAAGCCAGGAGTTGTTAAAACAATTTCAAAAACAATTGTACAAGATAGAAGTAAAAGCTGGAGGTAGTGGAAAATTATTTGGTGCACTAACTAGTGCTGATATTGCAAATGCAGTCTTTAAAAAGACAGGAAAATATGTGGATAAAAAGTGGATAGTTTTAGATAAACCTATAAAAAAATTGGGGCTCTATGATGTTACTGTCAAATTGCCTGGTGGAGTTTCAGGAATTATAAAAGTAGAAGTTGTACAGGAGGTTAAAAGTTGA
- a CDS encoding MBL fold metallo-hydrolase: MNIIGYSKALYTTWVYYSPERILFDAGEGVSTMMNNKIYAIKHIFLTHGHVDHISGLWSLINTRNNAMGDRGKDLSIYYPKGNKGIEEYLTFIRKVNSDLRFNLNIYPIEDGSEIILRDSKQNKKFIRAFKVKHTQNEKSFGYHVFEERKKLKKEFQNLSQNEIAELAKLYGSDYITEKYNSKILTFSGDTYLLKKKDIEDTEILFHECTFLNKNDRKYNNHATIEDIVELVKDTKIKKLILYHISGRYLRKVESIISRYRYELENIELYYIKPDKLFKL; encoded by the coding sequence TTGAATATAATAGGCTATTCAAAAGCTTTATATACAACGTGGGTTTATTATTCTCCTGAAAGAATTTTGTTTGATGCAGGAGAAGGTGTATCTACTATGATGAATAATAAAATTTATGCAATAAAACATATATTTTTAACACATGGTCATGTAGACCATATTTCTGGTTTATGGTCGTTAATTAACACAAGAAATAATGCAATGGGAGATAGAGGAAAAGATTTAAGTATATACTATCCGAAGGGGAACAAAGGGATAGAGGAATATTTAACTTTTATTCGAAAAGTTAATTCAGATTTAAGGTTCAATTTGAATATTTATCCTATTGAAGATGGTAGTGAAATCATTTTGCGTGATTCGAAACAAAATAAAAAGTTTATAAGAGCATTCAAAGTAAAGCATACACAAAATGAAAAAAGTTTTGGTTATCATGTCTTTGAAGAAAGAAAAAAATTAAAAAAAGAATTTCAAAATTTATCTCAAAATGAGATTGCAGAATTAGCTAAATTATATGGAAGTGATTATATAACTGAAAAGTATAACAGTAAAATTTTGACTTTTTCTGGTGATACATATTTATTGAAAAAGAAGGATATAGAAGATACCGAAATACTATTCCACGAATGTACGTTTTTAAACAAAAACGATAGGAAATACAATAATCATGCAACTATCGAAGATATTGTAGAATTAGTAAAAGATACAAAAATAAAGAAATTAATTCTCTATCATATTTCTGGAAGATATTTGAGAAAAGTAGAAAGTATAATCTCAAGATATAGATATGAATTGGAAAATATAGAGTTATATTATATAAAACCTGATAAATTGTTTAAGCTATAG
- a CDS encoding UDP-2,3-diacylglucosamine diphosphatase, translated as MKRYLFISDLHIGDGSAKDDFEFDKVFEKTLEDFSSLSEVELFIVGDGFELLETSKVSKFGLIEFEELINKLEPDIIIDIEKKHRKVFDALRNFAKNNKIHYIVGNHDYYLLKNLKLQEKLKELIPNLEVEPYFYDEHVKLLVIHGNQFDPVNKFAINKKNGEIVPPLGDFIVRYMMSNFDKKIENFVPQYVIKEYDNVRPTLDLFNWFEVIMETYDLSIDLFEMWITEFLKMMRSLEAKEWMKNNYPFLSIFSKVFLNRFGGIKFGELLVRLIMNIRKVKKTDYLLKKAKKILSGKMQLEEYLVGYEDGKEIGDVNGVIMGHIHHNNFKIIDVDNKPKYYINCGSWKPIVEKLKKNFFHKKNELFYALLTLDKDVEITTATINQLKRREVVT; from the coding sequence ATGAAAAGGTATTTGTTTATAAGTGACTTACATATAGGAGATGGAAGTGCAAAAGATGATTTTGAATTTGATAAAGTTTTTGAAAAAACTTTGGAGGATTTTTCATCTTTAAGCGAAGTGGAATTGTTTATAGTTGGAGATGGTTTTGAATTATTGGAAACATCAAAGGTTTCTAAGTTTGGTTTAATTGAATTTGAAGAATTAATAAATAAACTGGAACCGGATATTATTATAGATATTGAAAAAAAGCATCGCAAAGTATTTGATGCATTAAGAAATTTTGCAAAAAATAATAAAATACATTATATAGTTGGAAACCATGATTATTATCTATTAAAAAATTTGAAACTTCAAGAAAAGTTGAAGGAATTAATCCCAAATTTGGAAGTTGAACCATATTTTTATGATGAACATGTGAAATTGTTGGTTATTCATGGAAATCAATTTGATCCTGTAAATAAATTTGCCATAAACAAAAAAAATGGTGAGATTGTCCCGCCTTTGGGTGATTTTATTGTTAGGTATATGATGAGTAATTTTGATAAAAAAATTGAAAATTTTGTTCCACAATATGTAATAAAAGAATATGATAACGTAAGACCTACTCTTGATTTATTTAATTGGTTTGAAGTAATAATGGAAACGTATGATTTGAGCATAGATTTATTTGAAATGTGGATAACTGAATTTTTAAAAATGATGAGGAGTTTAGAAGCCAAGGAATGGATGAAGAACAATTATCCTTTTTTGAGTATTTTTTCTAAAGTATTTTTAAATAGGTTTGGAGGTATAAAATTTGGAGAGTTATTGGTTCGTTTAATTATGAACATAAGGAAAGTTAAGAAAACTGATTATTTGTTAAAAAAAGCCAAAAAGATTCTTTCGGGAAAAATGCAGTTGGAAGAATATTTAGTTGGATACGAAGATGGGAAAGAAATAGGTGATGTTAATGGGGTCATTATGGGGCATATACATCACAATAATTTTAAAATAATTGATGTGGATAATAAACCAAAATATTATATAAATTGTGGTTCGTGGAAACCAATTGTAGAAAAATTAAAAAAGAATTTTTTTCACAAAAAAAACGAATTATTTTATGCCCTCTTAACTTTGGACAAAGATGTTGAAATTACAACTGCAACAATTAATCAGCTAAAAAGACGGGAAGTGGTAACTTGA
- a CDS encoding CBS domain-containing protein: MKVVTTHKNPDFDGFAAAYAYKKLNPDFEIVISGKIQQNLEEFLRLFEFKYLNESEWKNKIEKLVIVDNSLLSRVGKTILEMSKDAEILVYDHHPDIKNVDNRLEINSFNVGAITTYFVKKIMKRNIVLNEREATLFAIAIYEDTGNFLYNTTSPLDFEVAKFLIENGANIDIIHEFTTLELNAEQKNLLRILQENLESFVIQDYELTISKAEIEKFIGGLNVITTKLWDFTNDDTLIVVVRMGKKTYIVGRTKNPDVRIKKLMEFFDGTGHERAASATLVNVSVDEVIYKIKEKFPECVTPSLRAKDIMSYPVRTILANESIKRAYEIMQITGHGGLPVVEKNKLIGIVTRKAVDKAMNHNLEDRPVKSIMNTKLITVEIDTSVQKIREIMLENDIGRVPVLDKNNILVGIITRSDLLRATNSERRARFVLKKEDTEDVKDLMFERLPKRLINLLRLLGEYGEELNMPVYVVGGFVRDLLLGIENFDVDIVVEGDGLEYAKYVAKQLEATMVSYEKFLTASIFFKDGYRIDIATARTEYYERPAELPLVDISTIKKDLYRRDFTINAMAIKLNLGNFGVLYDFFGSRDDLNKGIIRVLHKLSFIEDPTRIIRAVRFEQRFGFNIEKSTLELLERTLEEGYLEKVTGQRVRQELEKILEEKKPLDAIKRLANLKILNHIFAKTYYTKVMEEKLKRLFAGFQELEKIYGQINKFYCVLRILLEFYDEQTLKEVVKKYGIPKKFADDLKVTEKKVGFVKEMVEKRVKFSELYKILGKPVSETAAHIVAYLDREDRKYLFDYLRRVFNTKLEKVSGNMVIKKYNLKASPLIGKIMNELFCKKLDNPEIDEIEELDKLVAKYFGGVK, translated from the coding sequence TTGAAGGTAGTAACTACCCACAAAAATCCCGATTTTGATGGATTTGCAGCTGCTTATGCTTACAAAAAGTTGAATCCTGACTTTGAAATTGTTATAAGTGGAAAAATTCAACAAAATCTTGAAGAATTTCTCAGATTATTTGAGTTTAAATACTTAAATGAAAGTGAATGGAAAAATAAAATAGAAAAATTGGTAATTGTTGACAATTCTCTTTTAAGTAGAGTTGGAAAAACAATTTTGGAAATGTCTAAAGATGCAGAAATTTTAGTTTATGATCATCACCCTGATATCAAAAATGTTGATAATAGGTTGGAAATTAATAGTTTTAACGTAGGAGCTATAACTACCTATTTTGTCAAAAAGATAATGAAAAGAAATATAGTCCTAAACGAAAGAGAAGCGACACTTTTTGCTATAGCAATATACGAAGATACAGGTAATTTTTTATATAATACAACTTCACCATTAGATTTTGAAGTAGCAAAATTTTTGATTGAAAATGGAGCAAACATTGATATAATCCACGAGTTTACTACATTAGAATTGAACGCTGAACAGAAAAATTTGTTGAGGATTTTACAAGAAAATTTGGAATCATTTGTAATTCAGGATTATGAATTAACAATTTCTAAAGCTGAAATAGAAAAGTTTATTGGTGGTTTGAATGTCATAACTACCAAATTATGGGATTTTACAAATGATGATACTTTAATTGTTGTGGTTAGAATGGGCAAAAAAACTTATATAGTTGGAAGAACTAAAAATCCAGATGTGAGAATTAAAAAGTTAATGGAGTTTTTTGATGGTACCGGACATGAAAGAGCTGCTTCTGCAACACTTGTTAATGTTTCAGTTGATGAAGTAATATATAAAATTAAAGAAAAATTTCCTGAATGTGTAACTCCTTCATTGAGAGCTAAGGATATTATGTCGTATCCAGTTAGAACTATTCTTGCAAATGAATCAATAAAAAGAGCATATGAAATTATGCAAATAACAGGTCATGGAGGATTGCCTGTAGTTGAGAAAAATAAACTCATTGGTATTGTGACACGAAAGGCAGTTGACAAAGCAATGAATCACAACTTGGAAGACAGACCTGTAAAATCTATAATGAATACAAAATTAATTACTGTAGAAATTGACACTTCGGTTCAAAAAATAAGAGAGATAATGTTAGAAAACGATATAGGGAGAGTCCCAGTATTAGATAAAAACAACATATTAGTAGGAATCATTACACGTTCCGATTTGTTGAGAGCCACAAATTCTGAAAGAAGAGCAAGATTTGTTCTAAAAAAAGAGGATACAGAGGATGTAAAAGATTTAATGTTTGAAAGATTACCTAAAAGATTAATAAACCTTCTTAGGCTTCTTGGAGAATATGGAGAGGAATTAAATATGCCAGTGTATGTTGTTGGGGGATTTGTTAGAGATCTATTACTAGGAATCGAAAATTTTGATGTGGATATTGTTGTTGAAGGTGACGGTTTGGAATATGCTAAATATGTGGCAAAACAACTAGAAGCTACAATGGTTTCTTATGAAAAATTTCTTACAGCCTCTATTTTTTTTAAAGATGGTTATAGGATAGATATTGCAACTGCAAGAACAGAGTATTATGAAAGGCCAGCAGAATTGCCTTTGGTGGATATAAGTACGATAAAAAAAGATTTGTATAGAAGAGATTTCACGATTAACGCAATGGCAATAAAGTTAAATTTAGGGAATTTTGGGGTTTTATATGACTTTTTTGGTTCTAGAGATGACCTGAATAAAGGAATAATACGCGTATTACATAAATTGAGTTTTATAGAAGATCCCACGAGAATAATAAGGGCGGTAAGGTTTGAGCAAAGGTTTGGTTTTAATATCGAAAAAAGTACTTTGGAATTGCTTGAAAGAACACTTGAGGAAGGATACCTAGAAAAGGTGACTGGGCAAAGAGTGAGGCAAGAACTAGAAAAGATTTTAGAAGAGAAAAAGCCGTTGGATGCAATTAAAAGGCTTGCAAACTTAAAAATTTTAAATCATATCTTTGCAAAAACATATTATACTAAGGTTATGGAAGAAAAATTAAAGAGATTATTTGCAGGGTTTCAGGAATTAGAAAAAATATATGGCCAGATTAATAAGTTTTATTGTGTGTTGAGAATTTTGCTAGAATTTTATGATGAACAGACACTAAAAGAAGTTGTGAAAAAATATGGTATTCCCAAGAAATTTGCAGATGATTTAAAGGTTACCGAGAAGAAGGTTGGATTTGTAAAAGAAATGGTTGAAAAAAGGGTAAAATTTTCTGAGTTATATAAAATATTAGGGAAACCTGTTTCGGAAACTGCTGCACATATTGTCGCATATTTGGATCGAGAAGACCGAAAATACTTGTTTGATTATTTGAGAAGAGTTTTCAACACTAAACTTGAAAAAGTTTCAGGAAATATGGTGATCAAAAAATACAATTTAAAAGCTAGTCCTTTAATAGGAAAAATCATGAATGAGCTGTTTTGTAAAAAGCTTGATAACCCTGAAATTGATGAAATAGAGGAACTTGATAAATTGGTCGCTAAGTATTTTGGAGGTGTGAAATAG